The following is a genomic window from Engraulis encrasicolus isolate BLACKSEA-1 chromosome 13, IST_EnEncr_1.0, whole genome shotgun sequence.
GACCTCCCTCTGACTCATCAAGTTTGGACAAGGAAGTGCAGGTGAGAGAGTCAGAGACGGACTGGTCTTCCATTCTTTACTTTTGTAACGGGTGCAAATTATGAATCGATAAAATAAATGGTAGACATTGGTAGAAGTACAACTATTCAAAAACCATAAAAGGTTACTGGACTTTAGCAGGAAACATCAGGAGGTAATGGCTTCAGTATCAGAAGAGGACTAcacctgtcctgtgtgctgtgacatctaCAAGGATCCAGTTATTATGTTGTGCAGTCACAGTGCATGTAAGGCCTGTTTGCAGACATTCTGGAAGTCCAAGGGATCCAGAGAATGTCCAGTCTGCAGGAGGAAATCATCAATGGACGACCCACCCCTTAACCTTGCTTTGAGAAATGTGTGTGAGGCATTTCTGAAAGGGAAAAGTCAGATAACTTCAGCAGGGTCGGaggtgctctgcagtctgcacagtgagaaactcaagctATTCTGTCTGGAGGACAAACGgcctgtatgtgtggtgtgtcagACCTCAAAACTACACAGAGGCCACAATGTCTGTCCTATTGATGAAGCTGCAACAGACATGAAGGTAACAGTGAGCAGATAGCTGTGATTACTTTGATATTctattttgtgtgtgcgcatgcttataTATGATCAAATTGGTTCATGTGAACAGGTATGCTTTTTATGTTCTATGTTTTATAACTCTATGattactatgtactgtatgtttgtctaCTACAAAATGTTGTATACTGTTACAGTATGTCTGCATATTCATccaacatgtacagtacaatcCATGGCTGTCATGGTTCCATGTCATTGATCCGATAGCCTATTAGTCCGACATCCAATCAGTCCGACCACACaggttaaaactatgcccaaaccaaaacaattcttaATCCTAATCATGTTCGGTCGCCATGTTCTGTCAGAGTACAATTGTTTCAGCGTTACACTGTAATTGTGTAAATATTCACTTTCAGggtcactgtgcaggaaatggtcaaaaaaggtactgcaactatgctgctcattgaaactgggctgcatattgccaaatttgatctttacatgaaagtttactaagtaataaacaaatattttctagtatggtccaagtacagtcatttttgcagctaaaaatggctatttttggaaattcaaaatggcagaccatggagaagatcccccttttcatgtatgttatgcaatttttccagtcataatgaatacttagaatttgatgctggtggtcagtatttatgaaaaaggtaacattagtcaatgggcagcatgaattctggaataaactaaaaatcttacacagtgtccctttaagttaactGAAATCGCCCAAGCCAAAACAATATTTAGCCTTAACTGTCAGTAATTTGCACATGtattttttgtctgaaaagatgTGTCCACATGTACTACAGCCTGAGCGTTGTGCACATCTGTCAGAGTAATGGGATGTTGGACTAATGGGATTCTTGTTGTTTTCCTCTACGGCTTATTGTCGGACGTATGGGCTgctggactaatgggctgtctgaccaatgggcCGACCCTGATGGAAATCCCTGTAAAAACATGAATgtgtgatgtgtaggcctatcagTGTATTGACATAATAAAGATATGACAATAAAACTCTTGTACTTGCCTTTCAGGAGGAACTCAAGATCAAACTGGAGCCCCTGACAAAGAAACTGGAGACATTTAAGGAAGTTAAACTCATCTGTGACCAAACAGCAACTCATATTAAGGTAAGATATGTAAGAAATTAATATTAGCATCACATGTGTATGgtaatattattttaaaaaaatatacataGATGTACATAGTTTGTAATATGACAGTCTcgcatagcctggtgaaccagcgccacccgctggacggcaaaatgttttgtctacgggtgggtctggcctcgcataatgattcaatgaagccagaatgccatgaatctggcaaacctaTTACAGCGCAAAGATGTGTtatgaatcaaagcgggcagggttttgagggaaggttgttctcatcaacaatcttcggatgttttatgcatcgaggccagactaaattagacatccacatttagtctggtttatcaggctaagtcTCACATCCTCTCTTTGTTAATCCAGACTCAGGTCCAGCAAACAGAGAAGCAGATCAAGCAGGAGTTTGAggagcttcaccagtttctacgagatgaagaggcagccagggTAGCTGCACTGAAGacggaagaggagcagaagagtcagatgatgaaggagaagattgagaagatgagaagagagatctcatctctttcagacacaatcagagcCACAGAGGAGGAGCTGAAAACTGACGATGTCACATTCCTGCAGGTAGAATTAGGTTATTTGGTTACTATTAATCATTAAATGATTTTCAAGCTTCATTTACCAGTAATATTAGGAAGGCCATTATGTACAGTATTGTAAAGACCCCTTTACCCCTTCATCACCTAAAGCATACTCTATTTCTAAATTGATGCCTGGACAAAATGCCATTATTATGGAGAATGTGTAAAGCTGAAATGGAAATAATCACCACACACGTAGGCCTAAGCATATTTACAGCGCTTGCTCCATATACTACACTTAAGCAGGCTATGTACTAAACAGACCCATACTGCACTTTATCATATGGTTCAGTGCAGCAGTTCCAGCAGTAGCACatatcagggtggtgcaacgacagccagtgccactattgtttggatttttttgttttgtctgtttatAAGGGActaaagaagcatattcattacagcatggcaaccaccaattactaattaatgtatAGGCTTAAATGCTGGTCCTCCGCCTGACGTTTGAGCACAAAAAAACTCCTTTCACATTTAGCATTTTCAGTCGATCTTTCAATGCTGAGAAAGTAAGACAATAATGTGTGGAAGTATCCGTGATCAATAATGAATTTGAATGGGGGTTTATGATGGTGTGATGTATATAGCAAAACATCCAGCATATGATGACATCTGAAATTAATAACATGCAGTACATCTTCCACTCCTGCTGTACAGGCTTTCACTTTTGCTTTTCACTGCCATCATTTTATTTCCCTCCAGAACTACAAGAGGACAATGAAAAGGTGAGTAATGtgcctcccgtctctctctctcttgtggatctgaacccaaacccactcctgaatgttattccagagcccagtgcacactgcaggatccagagaggctttcaggagctctgatcaatgtggcaaagcacctgggaaacctgaagttcagagtctgggagaagatgcaggagattgttcaatacagtgagtataggcttctctctctctctctctctctctctctctctctctctctctcaaaaacaataaacaactagactgcctgtgcagtcgccttcgactgcttaaggtatatccccgaaacgcgacgcttccagtcccccatcattcctaccactcccgtccaccatttcgtaaacgtatatgatacatacagacgtgacatgacgtgcataggcttaaaaccaaacgactattgtgaaaatgaagcaaaaaatggggcaaatggtaatactgttttaatggttcagtggatataccacattaggtacagtgtaataaccagtgtaacaatatttaatacaatgtaattttttttacttacatcatgtgtttgtgcgtaagtggtattacatggtattgcatattgttacactggtattacactatattacatggtattgcatactgttacactcgttattacacggtacctgatattgcatattgttacactggtattacactagtattacatggtattaaatattgttacattggttattacactgtacctaatatggtagattcactgaaatggtgaaccattaaaataaggtgttaccgggcaaatcaatccacccagtcagaagttatgggccaaatgaaaattccgccattttgaaactgttgtcgtccaaactcgaatcagttcatgaacctaccctagagcattcacacacaaaatctgggacaaatccatccacccggtcagtagttatgggccaaacaataattcggccatcttgaattcagccatcttgaaagtgttgacctccaaactcgaatcagttcatgaacctaccctagagcattcacacacaaaatctgggacaaatccatccacccggtcagaagttatggaccaaacaaaaattcggccatcttgaattcagccatcttgaaagtgttgacctcccaactcgaagcagttcatgaacctaccctagagcattcacacaccaaatctgggacaaatccatccacccggtcagaagttatggaccaaacaaaaattcggccatcttgaattcagccatcttgaaagtgttgacctccaaactcgaatcagttcatgaacctgccctagagcattcacccaaaaaatctgggacaaatccaaacatccgttcaaaagttatcgcgttaacacgaaagaccttacgcggcggacgcggcggacgcggcggacgcggacgcggacgcggacgcggacgcggcggcggcgcacgcaaaaccattacatccccgacgctccgcgtttcggggatataatgacaataaaccaggtgtgtgtttttcctctctgcagctcctgtcactctggatcccaacactgcacactcaggactcatcctgtctgaggatctgaccagtgtgatATGGGGTGATGAGAtacagcagcttcctgataatccagagagatttgaCTTGGCTGACTGTGTcatgggctctgagggctttaactcagggacacactgctgggatgtggaggttggggagagCAATGATTGGGTCCTGGGTGTGatgacagagtctctccagaggaaaGGAGGCATAGGCCTTATGAGTGGCCAGTGGCTAGTGGGGTGTGGTGTTGGTAAATATGCAGCAGAGGCTCCACCTCATGAGTATCACGCCCTCACAGTGCAGCAGAGaccccagaggatcagagtgcagctggactgggacagaggaaagctgaCCTTCACTAACcttgataataacacacacatacacaccttcacacacactttcacagaaaGAGTGTTTCCAACCTTAAATGGATTTCCTCTTAAGATTCTACCAGTAAAGGTGTCAGTAGCAGCAGAGATGCTGAGTTAAATATGACATCACTGGCTGTGGAGAGTGTGGACATTTAATTCATCCTTCTTGTAAAAATAATTGCCTTTGAATAATTTTATGATATAATAATttgaataatgataataattagagatgcaccggatccaagatccggttctggatccggcaggataatagggtttttcacaggatccggatccggttccaggatccaggatccagtagccgaggcttttcagtcaaaatagtttgagccaacgtgataaaaatggcccacgtgtgcgagtaggctatgtgtttcaaccctttcgtaggatccggtatccggttcgggatccggcaggatcttaagcagtggatccggtatccggcaggatcctaaaaatcaggatccggtgcatctctaaatacaatacaatacaatacaatacaatacaatactttcatgtcacttgtattgaaatgtatggccgttgcaaaacaagtgtgcagaagaaatgtgtgtgtgtgtgtgcgtgcatgcgtgtgtgactgtgatgGCAAGGTTGCATGGGAGATGTGTAAAACTAAAATGGGTCCGTGGCCACCCGAACACAAGGGGAGGGTTTTAACTCTCGTagacactgctgggatgtggaggctGGGGAGAACCCATAGTGGGGTATTGGTGTGATGACAGAGCCTTTTCAGAGGAAGGCAGGCTTCACCTCCATGAGTGTATGCTGGTTTGCTGCTTTGTCTATAAAGATCAATATGGAGTATGGGCCTCACCACAGCCTGACTCTGAGAAGagtcagaagagaggagaagagtgcagctggactgggacagagggaAATTGACATTCTCTGACcccaacacacacctacacaccttgaCACAAACTTTCACTAAGGAACACTAGAAAGTTTCCTCCATAGACACTAACTGTCCATGGCCAGGGTAGCAATGAGTTCCAAGTGTTATGAAGCTTCATAAGGTACTATGAACTTGTAGTGTGAGACATAATGATCAATTTGGAAATTAATAATGTGCACAGCAGGGTGCCATAAGCATTACGACGCATGATCATAAAATGATCATGATGCTTTAAGATTCCGATACAGAGATGCACATTATAATACATTTATCCTTAATAAAATGGAATGCTGACctatacacatgcacagaggagacaacaggaagagagaaaagacaggagagagagtcaCATGCAGCGACTCTACACAAAACATTGTAGGCGCATCTATTGGTTAGTCTGTCTGTTGACACTGGTttgcttttaaagggacactgtgagatttttagttgtttatttccagaattcctgcgtcccattcactaatgttacatttttcatgaatacttaccaccaccatcaaattctaagtattcattatgactggaaaaattacacttttcatacatgaaaagggggatcttctccatggtccgccattttgaatttcccaaaatagccatttttagttgcaaaaaggACCATacttgtacttggaccatactagaaaatatgtgtttattactcagtaaactttcatgtagatcaagtttggcaatagggagcctagtttcaatgagcagcatagttgcagtaccttttttgaccatttcctgcacagtgtccctttaaggattcaagaatatttatttgtcatatacatagagacactttcgtgtcacttgtattgaaatgcatggccggtgcaaaacaaatgtgcaaaagaaatgtgttctcagtctctcagttctagctctatGACAACACTCAGCTTTCCAGATCTCAATTTTTTGAATAGTCCATATCCCAGGTGTGATTGGTCTTTGAGAATTTCATGGGCCCTAGAAAATACTGTCTTAGATGACTTTCATGGCTGGCAGAGtttgacgaatacagcgctcagcagagcgcactattcTTTGTAGTTCATTCTGTATTAGGCAATATTATATCTAAAGTTgttctttgttgttttctttctttttaggaGGGTTTGCAAGTGACATATAATCGATTGGCATGAAAGTTGTATCGACACTTGTCATTGTttttcatgtattcatttatgAATCACAATGTTCTGAATAAATAAtaatttcaacattaaagttggttattGAATGTCGgtaatttatcatacacatactcatgtgttttcttttttttaatctcaacCTCTCTGAGGTTGTGTGGGAAAGAGTTGGTGATGATCAAACTTGATGAAATTGAAAGAACACACCACGCATCAGTAAATCTTCCTTGTCAGAGCAGAATTAGCTAAAGTAGTTACATGACAGCAAACAATAAAAAAGTGATCTACAGTACTTTGTTATTTTTGGCATGGTCTCCGCCATATTTGATCTCAACATTCTACAGGACATGGCATATAAACCACCGACATTTCATTGTGATGTGTTAATGAAAGTAATAAATAATAGTGAATCTGTGGATATTAAATTATCCCTCCAAATATGTCATGTCACCTATGTGTCAAAGATGTGTGAGAACAACAGACACATTGACAAATTCCTGTTCTTTCAAACAAACATAATGTGAAATCTGTTTCAATGTGtttgtgcaggtgcgtgtgtgcgtgcgtgcgtgcgcatgtttgtgtttgtgtgtgtgagaaatagaaagaaacagagaagagggtgtgtgtgcttgagtaaaTAATACATGTGAGTGAATACAAATTCAGTGCTTGCATGTTGTACATGTAGGTCACATGTTTGTATGTTCCTAATGAATTTAGATGAGTTTATGTGTATGCACCGTGCTCAGTAGTGTATCTACAATCAACCTATGTGTCTGTTTTAGTCACTGCAAACCTGTTAAACCTTGATAGCACAATATGAACAGTAATAACATCAGTGTGAAGCCATAGAAAAAGGTTTTATCAGCATATGAGGCAGGATTGACCAATCAGGATCCAGTATTGCTGGAGGACCTCCCTCTGACTCATCAAGTCTGAATGAGGAAGTGAAAGTGAGAGTCAGGGACAGACTGTTGTTTGTCGTCCGACGACAAATCTTTTTATCTGGAGCAGCACTATATTATTATGTACTGTTGAAGTAataggaaggagagaaaaggagtcgTACACTGAAGCTGAATGCTGGTCAGTGAAACTGTACTAAAAGCCGAAAAGTTGTAGTAATAGTACATTGGTAGAAATAGAAGTATTAAATTGCCTCCAAAGGTTTGGACTTTTAAGAGCAAAACTTTCAGGAAGTAATGGCGTCGATATCAGAAGAGGACTACTCCTGCCctgtgtgctgtgacatctaCAAGGATCCAGTTCTTATGCTATGTAGTCACAgtgtgtgtaaggcctgtctACAGCAGTTCTGGAAGACAAAAAGATCCAGAGAATGTCCAGTCTGCAGGAGGAAATCAGCAATCCACGAGCCACCCCTTAACCTTGCCTTGAGAAACGTGTGTGAGGCGTTTCTGAAAGAGAGAAGTCAGAAGCTTTCAACAGGGTCTGAAatgctctgcagtctgcacagtgagaaactcaagctcttctgtctggaggatagacagcctgtgtgtctggtgtgtcgaGACTCTAAGCTACACAAAAATCACGAGTTCAGCCCCATCAATGAAGCTGCAGCAGACATGAAGGTATGATGGATTGAATGGCACTGTGTTAACACTTTGACATTGCAAATgtgtatgggtgggagacgtgacgccttgttttttcgtaacattggttaaaaacctacaaaactgttattttcctttaaaaaacaaatgtcaatgaaagaagatgtggtacattatgtttcatatcagtcttagatgagaagaaacatttttgttaagatttatgtaaaggtttatatgtcaaatttcctgcgctgtgactgtaacattaatgaaacaatatataataatatatatataaattaaccaacaacattttgaataatgtatgaagcatttggcatgattgcataaatcttaactttagattaagatatgtgaatgtggaaaaaactcaagacagtaatattaactacaagttcaatttcgtaacacaaattgcgtcctgtggggtgacatgtacgtcaatgtttgtgaatgggcagctgcaaggccaactacaagggtcttaaagactggctcctaaccagtcagtacctcagttattggagagtgctgtggaagtttaaggtgactcttaacctcttaatatgtcttcatattgcaatctttctgtcacgcaatgcttaggttcattttatggtgtcctgtgatgtgactgctcttataggaggaaaaaaaagtttttttattaatgaaaacacatattaagattaaacacaatatcattatcaagttagcatgagctcagatgtcagtcatgtatacaaaaggattaaaatggccataatgccgtgaattccctgtggtgtgactccattttcctgcggtgtgacatgcctatgctatgtgttgatgcaggacacattttcccaaaaatggcaaaaataaggtgaaattccacagaccactaagtgctttatttttttctattttttttccaatttttatccaaaaaatttttcaggaatttgaaaaacttttttttttttttccgttacgcccttaaacgtcaaccacccgtatcCACTCTCAAATGATGTGTGTTTATATAATGTAGTAATCTAATAGGCCCTATGTCATCAATGAAGACCAGTTACTCAGCCGATAAAgcagttaatgtgtgtgtttgttttttctggCAACATTTGATCATATTTCAGGAGGTACTCAAGATCATACTGGAGCCCCTGAGAAGGAAACTGAAGACATTTGAGAAAGTGAAACTCATCTGTGGCCAAACACCAGCTCACACTACAGTAAGATATTGAGCTGTTCTAAGAGATGAATATTAGTgcaagatatttgtagcctagaTTTCATTACAAAGTATAATTCAAATAGCCTCGTATTCTGTGTAATATTTTCTGTGTTAATCCTGACTCAGTGAGTAGTGTTGATTGTCTAACACATCTACTGAATCTAACAATATGATAACGTTGGCTTAATCCAGACTCAGGTCCAGCAAACAGAGAAGCAGATCAAGctggagtttgagaagcttcaccagtttctacgagatgaagaggcagccaggatagctgcactgagggaggaaaaggagcagaagagtcagatgatgaagaaAAATATTAAGAAGATAAACAGACAGATTTCATCTCTTTCCAACAGActcagagccatagaggaggagatggaagctgatgatgtcacattcctgCAGGTTAGAATTAAACTACTGGGTCAATATTGTTATAATGACTTGCAAGCTTCGTTTTCAGTGACATGTGGGATAAATTAATATTTAGTTGAAAAGCAGCACTCTCAGGTGTAATTCCTGTATTTTATTGTAGTGGGttagcaagacagacagacgtttcggactaagccttcttcagcgtctgtcTGTCATGATAACCTactagaataaaatacaagaattacaaagcggattccaaaaaagttgggacacctGGTGTTTTGTGAAAATTTTCAAAACATAAAATCTGTTAACAAGATAGGCCATTgagcaaagacaacatatcagttgtaaAATCCAAGCAGAATTAGGCtattgttttgaggaaaatatgtgctcatttaaaatttcaccctggcaacaaattccaaaaaagttgggacggggccaataaaatgcttttaaagTTGGCAAAGGAAGAAACTTAGCCGTTAAAGACTGATGCCATGATTTTATTGAAAAATAGATATTTTTCTGTGTGAGACATGAGTTCAGCAGCTGACTGCAAGCTGATCATTttatcacctgtttactcttattatgtaaccacactgttggaacattgTAGAGAATGCAAATTGCCATCCTTTTgtgcaatatctaaaggctgcgcttcaaaatataatgctttGGTGGCTATGTATGCGGTTTTAAATAGGTATCTACcattcagcattcattttaatcctccacatgagtaagaagaccataagcAAGCCACTACTGCACCTCCTTACCATCATCAGGGGCATCGCCAGatctattttacaggggcacatgcctgtgtattgatttgctgtgccagtttcacaaaaaaacaaccatgCTAGTTTAACATACAGAGTAACCCacagaatgcgcacaaaatagtgcacatgtACTTGCAATCATACAATCAATTTAAAAGCTATTTGAAATAAATAACAGCAATTTTGTGTTTTGCTCACAAGCTTTGCGTGCTCGcattatctctcggtgcccttctgtgcccctgtatagcattaggtcagatGACGCCCCAGACCATCATATACGCTTTCTTTCAGACTGATCACTGAATCAAGCTGAAATATTCATCCTCTGTGTAACCGATCTACATTTCTATTTGCCacatgcaacactgttaaatgtctACTACGTCATGTGCATTTATCAAGTGTTATGTTTATGCTCATtctttcaacagctgtcattgttgaagtGTCACAGTATGCTTATTGACAATGGGtatttcatgatctcataactgatacaatgatttcacatAGCCCTACATTACAGACATGagcattatatttatatatttatattaattttgataattcaatctttctgtgtaatagaccAGTAATTAGTTCCTCAACATCTTCACTTCTGAGTGACACAGCCTTTCTGTAATGGTCTTTCATTTATGCAACCATATTAGTGGCCaccaatatagttccttttatgATATTCTTTCTtgtgttattttttgttttgaaagAAATATCTAACTATTATAACATGTCTCAACTTTTTGAGATTTATTGTATGGGTATtttttgaatgaacacatttcccTCAAATCAATTATTTTGCAGttgatatgttgaccttgtgttaTTGGCAATATAATGCactgattgaatgttttgaaaagggcagcattttgcttttattcacaaaataccaagtgtcccaacttttttggaatccacgTTTGTATACCAGAGAGTGCAGTTTTCTACTAAATTTGAACATTGCTGTTTGATAAATGAAGCCATTGCACCTTCTCAGCCTCATAAAACCATATGTCTTACATTCCCATAACAACTCAATGGCTAATTGCTTAATAGTTGTTTCGTAGGCATGCCATTATGAAGGGAAATGTGTGAAGCGTCAATTGAAATTGTCACCACACAACTGCACATATTGTCCAACGTtgaagcatacaaacacacataatgTCCATACTACAGTATACTGCACTTAAGACTGTTGAAGTAGGTGCATCACGATatatacactgtactgtatatactgtgcaTGGTTGACTATGGTATATATGTGGTGATATATGGTGTTGAGGTTGCAACATTGAATGTTGATATGAGGTACTGAAAATGTTCAAATTACTGTCAACAGGGGTGGGGCTAGTGGTGTCACTGGGAAATATACTGTATGACAGTAATTTAATACTTGATGTGTTGTTATTTTCCATAGAACTACAAGAACACAGTGGAAAGGTGAGTgatgtacaccccccccctctctctctctcgtgagccCACAacagcactgactcctgaatgttattgCAGAGCCCAGGGCACACAGCAGGATCCAGAGAAATTGGTAcaaggagctctgatcaatgtggcaaagcacctgggcaacctgaagttcagagtctgggagaagatgcaggagattgttcaatacagtcagtacacacacacactttcacaattTTCACACCATTTTTTTAGTTTCATCttagttttttttaatcttctactattcttatattatattctcattttattcttgtgatttggctggg
Proteins encoded in this region:
- the LOC134461160 gene encoding zinc-binding protein A33-like isoform X2, with product MASVSEEDYTCPVCCDIYKDPVIMLCSHSACKACLQTFWKSKGSRECPVCRRKSSMDDPPLNLALRNVCEAFLKGKSQITSAGSEVLCSLHSEKLKLFCLEDKRPVCVVCQTSKLHRGHNVCPIDEAATDMKEELKIKLEPLTKKLETFKEVKLICDQTATHIKTQVQQTEKQIKQEFEELHQFLRDEEAARVAALKTEEEQKSQMMKEKIEKMRREISSLSDTIRATEEELKTDDVTFLQNYKRTMKRAQCTLQDPERLSGALINVAKHLGNLKFRVWEKMQEIVQYTPVTLDPNTAHSQLILSEDLTSVRWGDERQQLPDNSERFDKYASVVGSEGFNSGTHCWDVEVGENTSWSVGVMTQSFQRKGDLLSMSGRWIVWYRNGNYFARAPPQPTNMLTLQQKLQRIRVQLDWDRGKLSFTNPDNNTQLHTFTHTFTERVFPFIKMGCDVSPLRILSVKL
- the LOC134461159 gene encoding E3 ubiquitin-protein ligase TRIM35-like isoform X2, coding for MASISEEDYSCPVCCDIYKDPVLMLCSHSVCKACLQQFWKTKRSRECPVCRRKSAIHEPPLNLALRNVCEAFLKERSQKLSTGSEMLCSLHSEKLKLFCLEDRQPVCLVCRDSKLHKNHEFSPINEAAADMKTQVQQTEKQIKLEFEKLHQFLRDEEAARIAALREEKEQKSQMMKKNIKKINRQISSLSNRLRAIEEEMEADDVTFLQNYKNTVERAQGTQQDPEKLVQGALINVAKHLGNLKFRVWEKMQEIVQYTPVTLDPNTAHPRLKLSEDLTSVRRGDEIQQLPDNPQRFDKYHSVLGSDCFNKGTQCWDVDVGDSPWWHVGVMTEYQRQRKGDYTSECGQWFVYYKDGEYGGNAPPHPPTLIPVQQKIQRIRVHLDWHKHELTITDPDSNTHLLTTSPLFFEGVFPYFNGYPLRILPVKVSVAAEKLS
- the LOC134461159 gene encoding E3 ubiquitin-protein ligase TRIM35-like isoform X1, whose protein sequence is MASISEEDYSCPVCCDIYKDPVLMLCSHSVCKACLQQFWKTKRSRECPVCRRKSAIHEPPLNLALRNVCEAFLKERSQKLSTGSEMLCSLHSEKLKLFCLEDRQPVCLVCRDSKLHKNHEFSPINEAAADMKEVLKIILEPLRRKLKTFEKVKLICGQTPAHTTTQVQQTEKQIKLEFEKLHQFLRDEEAARIAALREEKEQKSQMMKKNIKKINRQISSLSNRLRAIEEEMEADDVTFLQNYKNTVERAQGTQQDPEKLVQGALINVAKHLGNLKFRVWEKMQEIVQYTPVTLDPNTAHPRLKLSEDLTSVRRGDEIQQLPDNPQRFDKYHSVLGSDCFNKGTQCWDVDVGDSPWWHVGVMTEYQRQRKGDYTSECGQWFVYYKDGEYGGNAPPHPPTLIPVQQKIQRIRVHLDWHKHELTITDPDSNTHLLTTSPLFFEGVFPYFNGYPLRILPVKVSVAAEKLS